In Saccharomyces cerevisiae S288C chromosome XV, complete sequence, the following proteins share a genomic window:
- the GPD2 gene encoding glycerol-3-phosphate dehydrogenase (NAD(+)) GPD2 (NAD-dependent glycerol 3-phosphate dehydrogenase; expression is controlled by an oxygen-independent signaling pathway required to regulate metabolism under anoxic conditions; located in cytosol and mitochondria; constitutively active but is inactivated via phosphorylation by energy-stress responsive kinase SNF1; GPD2 has a paralog, GPD1, that arose from the whole genome duplication): protein MLAVRRLTRYTFLKRTHPVLYTRRAYKILPSRSTFLRRSLLQTQLHSKMTAHTNIKQHKHCHEDHPIRRSDSAVSIVHLKRAPFKVTVIGSGNWGTTIAKVIAENTELHSHIFEPEVRMWVFDEKIGDENLTDIINTRHQNVKYLPNIDLPHNLVADPDLLHSIKGADILVFNIPHQFLPNIVKQLQGHVAPHVRAISCLKGFELGSKGVQLLSSYVTDELGIQCGALSGANLAPEVAKEHWSETTVAYQLPKDYQGDGKDVDHKILKLLFHRPYFHVNVIDDVAGISIAGALKNVVALACGFVEGMGWGNNASAAIQRLGLGEIIKFGRMFFPESKVETYYQESAGVADLITTCSGGRNVKVATYMAKTGKSALEAEKELLNGQSAQGIITCREVHEWLQTCELTQEFPLFEAVYQIVYNNVRMEDLPEMIEELDIDDE, encoded by the coding sequence ATGCTTGCTGTCAGAAGATTAACAAGATACACATTCCTTAAGCGAACGCATCCGGTGTTATATACTCGTCGTGCATATAAAATTTTGCCTTCAAGATCTACTTTCCTAAGAAGATCATTATTACAAACACAACTGCACTCAAAGATGACTGCTCATACTAATATCAAACAGCACAAACACTGTCATGAGGACCATCCTATCAGAAGATCGGACTCTGCCGTGTCAATTGTACATTTGAAACGTGCGCCCTTCAAGGTTACAGTGATTGGTTCTGGTAACTGGGGGACCACCATCGCCAAAGTCATTGCGGAAAACACAGAATTGCATTCCCATATCTTCGAGCCAGAGGTGAGAATGTGGgtttttgatgaaaagatCGGCGACGAAAATCTGACGGATATCATAAATACAAGACACCAGAACGTTAAATATCTACCCAATATTGACCTGCCCCATAATCTAGTGGCCGATCCTGATCTTTTACACTCCATCAAGGGTGCTGACATCCTTGTTTTCAACATCCCTCATCAATTTTTACCAAACATAGTCAAACAATTGCAAGGCCACGTGGCCCCTCATGTAAGGGCCATCTCGTGTCTAAAAGGGTTCGAGTTGGGCTCCAAGGGTGTGCAATTGCTATCCTCCTATGTTACTGATGAGTTAGGAATCCAATGTGGCGCACTATCTGGTGCAAACTTGGCACCGGAAGTGGCCAAGGAGCATTGGTCCGAAACCACCGTGGCTTACCAACTACCAAAGGATTATCAAGGTGATGGCAAGGATGTAGATCAtaagattttgaaattgctGTTCCACAGACCTTACTTCCACGTCAATGTCATCGATGATGTTGCTGGTATATCCATTGCCGGTGCCTTGAAGAACGTCGTGGCACTTGCATGTGGTTTCGTAGAAGGTATGGGATGGGGTAACAATGCCTCCGCAGCCATTCAAAGGCTGGGTTTAGGTGAAATTATCAAGTTCGGTAGAATGTTTTTCCCAGAATCCAAAGTCGAGACCTACTATCAAGAATCCGCTGGTGTTGCAGATCTGATCACCACCTGCTCAGGCGGTAGAAACGTCAAGGTTGCCACATACATGGCCAAGACCGGTAAGTCAGCCTTGGAAGCAGAAAAGGAATTGCTTAACGGTCAATCCGCCCAAGGGATAATCACATGCAGAGAAGTTCACGAGTGGCTACAAACATGTGAGTTGACCCAAGAATTCCCATTATTCGAGGCAGTCTACCAGATAGTCTACAACAACGTCCGCATGGAAGACCTACCGGAGATGATTGAAGAGCTAGACATCGATGACGAATAG
- the ARG1 gene encoding argininosuccinate synthase (Argininosuccinate synthetase; catalyzes the formation of L-argininosuccinate from citrulline and L-aspartate in the arginine biosynthesis pathway; potential Cdc28p substrate), which produces MSKGKVCLAYSGGLDTSVILAWLLDQGYEVVAFMANVGQEEDFDAAKEKALKIGACKFVCVDCREDFVKDILFPAVQVNAVYEDVYLLGTSLARPVIAKAQIDVAKQEGCFAVSHGCTGKGNDQIRFELSFYALKPDVKCITPWRMPEFFERFAGRKDLLDYAAQKGIPVAQTKAKPWSTDENQAHISYEAGILEDPDTTPPKDMWKLIVDPMDAPDQPQDLTIDFERGLPVKLTYTDNKTSKEVSVTKPLDVFLAASNLARANGVGRIDIVEDRYINLKSRGCYEQAPLTVLRKAHVDLEGLTLDKEVRQLRDSFVTPNYSRLIYNGSYFTPECEYIRSMIQPSQNSVNGTVRVRLYKGNVIILGRSTKTEKLYDPTESSMDELTGFLPTDTTGFIAIQAIRIKKYGESKKTKGEELTL; this is translated from the coding sequence ATGTCTAAGGGAAAAGTTTGTTTGGCTTATTCTGGTGGTTTAGATACCTCCGTCATTTTGGCTTGGCTACTAGACCAAGGCTACGAAGTTGTAGCTTTCATGGCTAATGTAGggcaagaagaagatttcgATGCCGCCAAGGAAAAGGCCTTGAAGATCGGTGCCTGCAAGTTCGTTTGTGTGGATTGTCGTGAAGATTTTGTCAAGGATATTCTATTCCCAGCTGTACAGGTCAACGCTGTGTACGAAGACGTTTATCTGTTGGGTACCTCTTTGGCAAGACCTGTTATTGCCAAAGCCCAAATTGACGTCGCTAAACAGGAGGGCTGTTTCGCGGTCTCTCATGGTTGTACCGGTAAAGGTAATGATCAAATCAGATTCGAATTGTCATTTTACGCTCTGAAGCCAGACGTTAAGTGTATTACACCATGGAGAATGCCTGAATTTTTCGAAAGATTTGCTGGCAGAAAGGATTTGTTAGACTATGCTGCACAAAAGGGTATTCCCGTCGCCCAAACCAAGGCCAAGCCATGGTCTACTGACGAAAACCAAGCCCACATTTCTTACGAGGCAGGTATCTTGGAAGACCCAGATACCACCCCACCAAAGGACATGTGGAAATTGATCGTCGATCCAATGGATGCTCCGGACCAACCACAAGATTTGACCATTGACTTTGAACGTGGTCTTCCAGTCAAGTTGACCTACACCGACAACAAGACTTCCAAGGAAGTTTCCGTTACCAAGCCTTTGGATGTTTTCTTGGCCGCATCCAACTTAGCAAGGGCCAACGGTGTTGGTAGAATCGATATTGTAGAAGATCGTTACATTAACTTGAAATCCAGAGGTTGTTACGAACAGGCTCCATTGACTGTTTTGAGAAAAGCTCATGTTGATTTGGAAGGTTTGACTTTAGACAAAGAAGTCCGTCAATTGAGAGACTCATTCGTCACACCAAACTACTCCAGATTGATATATAACGGTTCCTACTTCACCCCAGAGTGTGAGTACATCAGATCTATGATCCAACCATCCCAAAATAGCGTTAACGGTACTGTCAGGGTTAGACTGTATAAGGGTAACGTCATCATTCTGGGCAGATCTACAAAGACTGAAAAGTTGTACGATCCGACAGAATCCTCTATGGATGAGTTGACCGGTTTCTTACCTACCGATACCACCGGTTTCATTGCCATCCAGGCCATtagaattaaaaaatacGGTGAATCCAAAAAAACCAAAGGTGAAGAGTTGACTTTGTAA